Proteins encoded within one genomic window of Brassica rapa cultivar Chiifu-401-42 chromosome A09, CAAS_Brap_v3.01, whole genome shotgun sequence:
- the LOC103841658 gene encoding calcium-dependent protein kinase 32: protein MGNCCGSAGSLANNDNNKPTKGRKKQNPFSIDYGLHHGNNNGGVKVKPLKLIVLTDPTGREISQKYKLGRELGRGEFGVTYLCTDKETEEVFACKSILKKKLRTAVDIEDVRREVEIMRHMPEHPNVVTLKETYEDEIAVHLVMELCEGGELFDRIVARGHYTERAAAVVTKTIMEVVQVCHKHGVMHRDLKPENFLFANKKETAPLKAIDFGLSVFFKPGERFNEIVGSPYYMAPEVLKRNYGPEVDIWSAGVILYILLCGVPPFWAETEQGVALAIIRSQLNFRRDPWPKVSENAKDLIRKMLDPDQKRRLTAQQVLDHPWLQNAKTAPNVSLGETVRARLKQFTVMNKLKKRALRVIAEHLSDEEASGIREGFQIMDTNQRGKINIDELKIGLQKLGHAVPQDDLQILMDAGDIDKDGYLDCDEFIAISVHLRKMGNGEHLKKAFAFFDQDNNGYIEIEELREALSDEVGTSEEVVEAIIRDVDTDKDGRISYEEFATMMKTGTDWRKASRQYSRERFNSISQKLMQDASLHVNSEAI from the exons ATGGGTAATTGTTGCGGGTCTGCGGGATCGTTAGCCAATAACGATAACAACAAGCCTACAAAAGGAAGGAAGAAGCAAAACCCTTTCTCCATCGACTACGGTCTCCACCACGGCAATAACAACGGAGGAGTAAAGGTAAAACCTCTCAAGCTTATCGTGCTAACGGATCCAACAGGACGCGAGATCTCGCAGAAATACAAGCTGGGGAGAGAGCTAGGCCGTGGAGAGTTCGGTGTCACGTACCTATGCACCGACAAAGAGACCGAAGAGGTCTTCGCGTGTAAGTCGAttctgaagaagaagctgaggaCGGCTGTGGATATAGAGGATGTTAGGAGAGAAGTTGAGATCATGAGGCATATGCCTGAGCATCCCAATGTTGTTACTTTGAAGGAGACTTATGAGGATGAGATTGCTGTTCATTTGGTTATGGAGCTTTGTGAAGGTGGGGAGTTGTTTGATAGGATTGTGGCGAGAGGGCATTACACTGAGAGAGCTGCTGCTGTTGTCACTAAGACCATCATGGAAGTTGTTCAG GTGTGTCATAAACATGGGGTAATGCACAGGGACCTGAAACCTGAGAACTTCTTATTTGCAAACAAGAAGGAGACTGCACCTCTTAAGGCCATTGATTTTGGTCTCTCTGTTTTCTTTAAACCAG GCGAGAGGTTCAACGAGATCGTTGGGAGTCCGTACTACATGGCTCCTGAGGTGCTAAAACGAAACTATGGGCCAGAGGTTGACATTTGGAGTGCAGGTGTTATTCTTTACATACTCCTCTGTGGTGTCCCTCCTTTCTGGGCAG AAACTGAACAAGGAGTTGCACTAGCAATTATTCGATCTCAACTGAACTTCAGAAGGGATCCATGGCCTAAGGTTTCTGAAAACGCAAAAGACCTTATCAGGAAAATGCTTGATCCTGACCAAAAACGTCGTCTCACAGCTCAGCAAGTGCTAG ATCATCCGTGGTTACAAAATGCAAAGACAGCTCCCAATGTGTCATTAGGTGAAACAGTAAGGGCAAGGCTGAAGCAGTTCACAGTCATGAACAAGCTCAAGAAACGAGCACTCAGGGTTATTGCTGAGCATTTATCAGATGAAGAAGCTTCTGGTATAAGAGAAGGGTTCCAAATCATGGACACCAACCAAAGAGGGAAGATAAACATTGACGAGCTAAAAATAGGGTTGCAAAAACTTGGCCATGCTGTTCCTCAAGATGATTTACAGATTCTTATGGACgct GGAGATATTGATAAAGATGGATACTTGGACTGTGACGAGTTCATTGCCATATCAGTGCATCTAAGGAAAATGGGCAATGGCGAGCATCTCAAGAAAGCGTTTGCATTCTTTGATCAAGACAACAACGGGTATATTGAAATAGAAGAGTTAAGGGAAGCTTTATCTGATGAAGTTGGTACAAGTGAAGAGGTTGTTGAAGCCATTATCCGCGATGTTGATACCGATAAG GATGGAAGAATAAGTTATGAAGAATTTGCGACAATGATGAAAACAGGAACAGATTGGAGAAAAGCTTCTAGGCAGTACTCAAGGGAACGGTTTAATAGTATCAGTCAAAAACTGATGCAGGATGCATCGTTGCATGTCAATAGCGAGGCAATATGA